In Synechococcales cyanobacterium T60_A2020_003, the following proteins share a genomic window:
- a CDS encoding IS5/IS1182 family transposase: protein LSARQFDNQAVELFIKCVALNRMIQIAKPDSYKVEG from the coding sequence CTCAGTGCACGTCAATTTGACAATCAAGCCGTGGAATTGTTCATCAAATGTGTTGCGCTCAACCGCATGATTCAGATCGCTAAACCCGATAGCTACAAGGTTGAAGGTTAA